Proteins found in one Miscanthus floridulus cultivar M001 chromosome 4, ASM1932011v1, whole genome shotgun sequence genomic segment:
- the LOC136551780 gene encoding U-box domain-containing protein 12-like, protein MVARCAHADAGGFRIWPIFSAAALRRKVLEVLTCGGGAGGGDGGGGSSCRGRTAYRSPQRMPRPRPRSDRLAELLRAEEPSECSDEAEAEAAADVAARKVEAFEELKGVVGALQDGGEGGGGCMSRVEAAKAVRRKAKDDAGAREMVAMLGAIPPLVAMVDEGGDAAEDITTAALYALLNLGIGNDTNKAAIVQAGAVHKMLRIAEGGGASGALTEAVVANFLCLSALDANKPVIGASGAAPFLVRAFQAAACCSTEQARHDALRALLNLSIAPANAPHLLAAGLAPALVAAVGDAAPVTDRALAVLCNLVAACPEGRRAVSRAPDAVPSLVDALNWTDEPGCQEKAAYVLMVLAHRSYGDRAAMVEAGASSALLELTLVGTALAQKRASRILEILRADKGKQVADDASGVVATVSAPQERRCRGEEESMDGEFADAGMSAEKRAVRQLVQQSLQSNMRRIVRRARLPQDFAPASTESLKALTASSTSKSLPF, encoded by the exons ATGGTGGCAAGGTGCGCGCACGCCGACGCCGGCGGGTTCCGCATCTGGCCGATCTTCTCCGCCGCCGCGCtgcggaggaaggtgctcgaggtTCTCACGTGCGGCGGCGgtgccggcggcggcgatggaggaGGCGGTTCCTCCTGCCGTGGACGGACGGCGTACCGGTCGCCTCAGCggatgccgaggccgaggccgcggTCGGACAGgctcgcggagctgctcaggGCCGAGGAGCCGTCCGAGTGCAGCGACGAGGCTgaggccgaggcggcggcggacgTGGCGGCCAGGAAGGTGGAGGCGTTCGAGGAGCTGAAGGGCGTGGTCGGGGCGCTCCAGGACGGTGGCGAAGGCGGCGGCGGTTGCATGTCCCGCGTCGAGGCGGCCAAGGCCGTGCGGAGGAAGGCCAAGGACGACGCCGGCGCCAGGGAGATGGTCGCGATGCTCGGCGCCATCCCGCCGCTCGTCGCCATGGTCGACGAGGGAGGCGACGCCGCGGAGGATATCACGACCGCTGCGCTGTACGCGCTGCTGAACTTGGGGATCGGCAATGACAC GAACAAGGCGGCGATCGTGCAAGCCGGAGCCGTGCACAAGATGCTCCGCATTGCGGAGGGCGGCGGCGCGTCTGGCGCGCTAACGGAGGCCGTGGTCGCCAACTTCCTCTGCCTCAGCGCACTCGACGCCAACAAGCCCGTCATCGGCGCGTCCGGCGCCGCGCCCTTCCTCGTGCGCGCGTTCCAGGCCGCCGCGTGCTGCTCCACCGAGCAGGCGCGCCACGACGCGCTGCGCGCGCTCCTGAACCTCTCCATCGCGCCCGCCAACGCGCCGCACCTGCTGGCGGCCGGGCTCGCGCCGGCGCTGGTGGCGGCCGTGGGGGACGCCGCCCCCGTGACGGACCGCGCGCTCGCCGTGCTCTGCAACCTCGTGGCGGCCTGCCCCGAGGGCCGCCGCGCCGTGAGCCGCGCCCCCGACGCGGTGCCGTCCCTCGTCGACGCGCTCAACTGGACCGACGAGCCCGGGTGCCAGGAGAAGGCGGCCTACGTGCTCATGGTCCTGGCGCACCGGAGCTACGGTGACCGCGCGGCCATGGTCGAGGCCGGCGCCTCGTCCGCGCTCCTGGAGCTCACGCTCGTGGGCACGGCACTCGCGCAGAAGCGCGCGTCCAGGATCCTGGAGATCCTCCGCGCCGACAAGGGCAAGCAGGTCGCGGACGACGCCTCAGGCGTCGTGGCGACGGTGTCGGCGCCGCAGGAGCGCAGGTGCCGCGGGGAGGAGGAGTCGATGGACGGGGAGTTCGCCGACGCCGGCATGAGCGCGGAGAAGCGCGCCGTGCGGCAGCTGGTTCAGCAGAGCCTGCAGAGCAACATGCGCCGCATCGTCCGGCGCGCGCGGCTTCCGCAGGACTTCGCTCCGGCATCGACCGAGAGCCTCAAGGCGCTCActgcctcctccacctccaagaGCCTGCCGTTCTAG